A region from the Equus asinus isolate D_3611 breed Donkey chromosome 3, EquAss-T2T_v2, whole genome shotgun sequence genome encodes:
- the GUCY1A1 gene encoding guanylate cyclase soluble subunit alpha-1, whose protein sequence is MFCTKLKDLKITGECPFSLLAPGQAPKEPAEEVAGSSESCKATLPICQDVAEKNVQGNLPQRKTSRSRVYLHTLAESICKLIFPEFERLNLALQRTLAKHKIKESRKSLEREDFEKIIADQAVAAGVPVEIVKESLGEELFKICYEEDEHILGVVGGTLKDFLNSFSTLLKQSSHCQEAEKRGRLEDASILCLDKDHDFLNVYYFFPKRTTSLILPGIIKAAAHTLYETEVEVSVRPPCFRNDCSEFVNQPYLLYSVHIKSTKPFLSPGKPQSSLVIPASLFCKTFPFHFMFDREMTVLQFGNGIRRLMNRRDFQGKPNFEEYFEILTPKIKQTFSGIMTMLNMQFIVRVRRWDNSVKKSSKVMDLKGQMIYIVESSAILFLGSPCVDRLEDFTGRGLYLSDIPIHNALRDVVLIGEQARAQDGLKKRLGKLKATLEQAHQALEEEKKKTVDLLCSIFPCEVAQQLWQGQVVQAKKFSNVTMLFSDIVGFTAICSQCSPLQVITMLNALYTRFDRQCGELDVYKVETIGDAYCVAGGLHRESDTHAVQIALMALKMMELSDEVMSPHGEPIKMRIGLHSGSVFAGVVGVKMPRYCLFGNNVTLANKFESCSVPRKINVSPTTYRLLKDYPGFVFTPRSREELPPNFPSEIPGICYFLEAYQQGKNSKPWFQKKDVEDGNANFLGKASGID, encoded by the exons ATGTTCTGCACGAAGCTGAAGGATCTCAAGATCACAGGGGAGTGCCCTTTCTCCTTACTGGCACCAGGGCAGGCTCCGAAAGAGCCGGCAGAGGAGGTagcaggaagctcagagagctgCAAAGCAACCCTGCCCATCTGTCAGGACGTTGCTGAGAAGAATGTACAgggaaatcttcctcaaagaaagacCAGTCGGAGCCGGGTCTATCTTCACACGTTGGCGGAGAGCATCTGCAAACTGATCTTCCCCGAG tTTGAGCGGCTGAACCTTGCGCTTCAGAGAACATTggcaaaacacaaaataaaagaaagcag gaaatctttggaaagagaagactttgaaaaaataattgcaGACCAAGCAGTTGCAGCAG GAGTTCCAGTGGAAATCGTCAAAGAATCTCTTGGtgaagagctttttaaaatatgctatgAGGAAGATGAACATATCTTGGGTGTGGTTGGAGGAACcctcaaagattttttaaatagcttcAGCACCCTTCTGAAACAGAGCAGCCactgccaagaagcagaaaagagaggCAGGCTGGAAGACGCCTCCATTCTATGCCTGGATAAAGATCACGACTTCTTAAATGTTTACTATTTCTTCCCTAAGAGAACCACGTCCCTGATTCTTCCTGGCATCATTAAGGCAGCTGCTCACACATTGTACGAAACCGAAGTGGAAGTGTCTGTGAGGCCTCCCTGCTTCCGTAACGATTGCAGCGAGTTTGTTAACCAGCCTTATTTGTTATACTCCGTTCACATCAAAAGCACCAAACCATTCCTGTCCCCCGGCAAACCCCAGTCCTCGCTGGTCATCCCTGCTTCTCTCTTCTGTAAGACATTTCCGTTCCATTTCATGTTTGACAGAGAGATGACGGTTCTGCAATTTGGCAATGGCATCAGGAGGCTGATGAACAGGAGGGACTTTCAAGGGAAGCCGAATTTTGAAGAGTACTTTGAAATTCTGACTCCAAAAATCAAGCAAACGTTTAGCGGAATCATGACTATGTTGAATATGCAGTTCATTGTTCGAGTGAGGAGATGGGATAACTCTGTGAAGAAATCTTCAAAG GTTATGGACCTCAAAGGCCAAATGATCTACATTGTTGAATCTAGTGCCATCTTGTTCTTGGGGTCACCCTGTGTGGACCGATTAGAAGATTTTACAGGACGAGGGCTCTACCTCTCAGACATCCCAATTCACAATGCACTGAGGGATGTGGTCCTCATAGGCGAACAAGCCAGAGCTCAAGATGGCCTAAAAAAGAGGCTGGGCAAGCTGAAGGCCACCCTGGAGCAAGCCCACCAAgccctggaggaagagaagaagaagacagtCGATCTTCTGTGCTCCATATTTCCCTGCGAGGTGGCGCAGCAGCTGTGGCAAGGGCAAGTTGTACAAGCCAAGAAGTTCAGTAACGTCACCATGCTTTTCTCGGACATTGTTGGGTTCACTGCCATCTGTTCCCAGTGCTCACCACTGCAGGTCATCACCATGCTCAATGCACTCTACACTCGCTTTGACCGGCAGTGTGGAGAGCTGGATGTCTACAAG GTGGAGACCATTGGTGATGCATATTGTGTGGCGGGGGGATTACACAGAGAAAGTGATACCCATGCTGTTCAGATAGCCCTGATGGCCCTGAAGATGATGGAGCTCTCTGATGAAGTCATGTCTCCCCATGGAGAACCCATCAAG ATGCGAATTGGACTGCATTCTGGGTCAGTTTTTGCTGGAGTTGTTGGAGTTAAAATGCCCCGTTACTGTCTTTTTGGAAACAATGTCACCTTGGCTAACAAATTTGAGTCCTGCAGTGTGCCACGGAAAATCAATGTCAGTCCAACAACTTACAG ATTACTCAAAGACTATCCTGGTTTTGTGTTTACTCCTCGATCAAGGGAGGAACTTCCACCAAACTTCCCCAGTGAAATTCCTGGAATCTGTTATTTTCTGGAAGCTTATCAAcaaggaaaaaattcaaaaccaTGGTTCCAAAAGAAAGATGTTGAAGATGGCAATGCCAATTTTTTAGGCAAAGCATCCGGAATAGATTAG